In Liquorilactobacillus hordei DSM 19519, the following proteins share a genomic window:
- a CDS encoding uracil-xanthine permease family protein, protein MAKASEIRSSNLSIGVDEKISWQQSLILGLQHVLAMDVYVPPVIIASAVAMSATNSAALIQSTFLGAGIASLIQVLFFLKLPVCQGPSFVPIGALVGIIVSDGGKLDTAMGATLVGALAITLLGLTGIYKYIVKHFIPSIVSGTIIMIVGLTLLPTAFTSNIYISTKTLSMDQNLLLAFITAAIMILFSMLGVYFSKIGRVFRISSVIIALACGSFVASLMGGLDLSSVASAPFFSLPHIAFINYGISFNWSAILTMLVIYMVLLAETTGTWFAVSAVIEEPLKDEQVNRGVIGEGIGCFIASLVGATPLTGYSTNAGIISITGVASRRVFVGASIFFIALSFLGKLSALINAIPSAVIGGVFAVVCMVIMLSGFRVIKNEEFSERELYIIGVPLIFAIGLLFMPSSLSKNAPQLLKYLLDSPIAISAIVAIIMNKLIPAK, encoded by the coding sequence ATGGCAAAAGCAAGTGAAATCAGATCTTCCAATCTTTCAATTGGGGTAGATGAAAAAATTTCATGGCAACAATCACTAATTCTAGGTTTACAACATGTTTTAGCAATGGATGTTTATGTTCCACCTGTTATTATTGCTTCAGCTGTAGCAATGTCAGCAACAAATTCAGCTGCACTTATTCAATCTACATTCCTAGGTGCAGGAATTGCATCATTAATTCAAGTACTCTTCTTTCTAAAATTACCAGTATGTCAGGGACCATCATTTGTTCCAATTGGTGCTTTGGTAGGAATTATTGTTAGTGATGGTGGAAAACTGGATACAGCAATGGGAGCAACTTTAGTTGGTGCACTTGCAATTACACTTTTAGGACTTACAGGAATATACAAGTACATTGTAAAGCACTTTATCCCCTCAATTGTTAGTGGAACAATTATCATGATTGTTGGATTGACCTTGTTACCAACAGCTTTTACAAGCAATATTTATATTTCAACAAAAACGTTATCAATGGATCAAAATTTATTATTAGCTTTTATTACAGCAGCTATTATGATTTTATTTTCTATGCTCGGAGTATATTTTTCAAAAATTGGTAGAGTTTTTAGAATTAGTTCAGTAATTATTGCTTTAGCTTGTGGCTCTTTTGTAGCATCTTTGATGGGAGGATTGGATCTTTCATCTGTTGCGAGCGCACCATTCTTCAGTTTGCCACATATTGCATTTATTAACTACGGTATATCATTTAATTGGTCAGCAATCTTAACGATGTTAGTAATTTATATGGTATTGTTGGCTGAAACAACAGGAACATGGTTTGCTGTTAGCGCAGTTATTGAAGAACCATTGAAAGATGAACAGGTTAATCGTGGTGTAATTGGTGAAGGTATTGGATGTTTTATTGCTTCATTAGTAGGTGCAACTCCATTGACCGGTTACTCCACTAATGCTGGTATCATCTCAATTACAGGGGTTGCAAGTCGTAGAGTTTTTGTTGGGGCATCAATCTTCTTTATTGCCTTATCGTTCTTAGGCAAGCTATCGGCCTTGATTAATGCCATTCCCTCAGCAGTTATCGGAGGAGTATTCGCAGTTGTCTGCATGGTAATTATGTTAAGTGGTTTCAGAGTAATCAAGAATGAAGAATTCTCAGAACGTGAATTATATATCATCGGAGTACCATTGATTTTTGCAATTGGTCTATTGTTCATGCCTTCTTCATTATCAAAGAATGCACCACAATTATTGAAATATTTGTTGGATTCACCAATTGCAATTAGTGCAATTGTTGCAATTATCATGAACAAATTAATTCCTGCAAAATAG
- the guaD gene encoding guanine deaminase — protein sequence MRNKKVFKGNFFHAPTYGKAEYLEKTLIVVNEKGIIEKVLLQSNPAYQSVLLESKADNSLVDFGEKFILPGFVDLHIHAPQWPQAGVALDEPLNVWLDECTFPLEAKYKDVTFAKKVYTDLIRQLLNRGTTTAVYFATQHLESSIELAKISALMGQRALVGKVAMDNPEQTHDYYRDESSEQAIADTEAFIIRVRELAKNVIQGVYPVVTPRFVPSCTDETLRGLGILAQKYDTYVQTHCSEGQWEHGYVLDRYGKRDADVLADFGLVTNKSIMDHCNFVNDHDGELFAKYGTAIAHCPISNAYFADGVLPVNRLKKQGVKVGLGTDISGGFSPSLYDNIKQAVISSRMLTDGVDVTIEQGKRGVPNSRVSVLEAFYLATRGGGEALNLPVGLFEEGQIFDVQVLNPNQSGNSLPGFDLYTEPLSRLAKLLYLSTPANITEVWVQGNKVK from the coding sequence TTGCGAAATAAAAAAGTTTTCAAAGGTAACTTTTTCCATGCTCCTACATATGGTAAAGCCGAATATTTAGAAAAAACATTAATTGTTGTTAATGAGAAAGGGATTATTGAGAAAGTTCTGTTGCAAAGCAATCCTGCTTATCAATCAGTATTGCTAGAGTCTAAAGCCGATAATTCCTTAGTAGATTTTGGAGAGAAGTTTATCTTACCAGGTTTTGTAGACTTACACATTCATGCACCGCAATGGCCACAAGCTGGAGTTGCATTGGATGAGCCTTTAAATGTTTGGCTAGATGAATGTACTTTCCCTCTTGAGGCAAAATATAAGGATGTTACATTTGCTAAAAAGGTATACACAGATTTGATACGTCAGTTACTTAATCGTGGAACAACTACTGCTGTTTATTTTGCAACGCAACATCTTGAATCGAGTATAGAGCTAGCAAAAATCTCTGCGTTGATGGGACAAAGAGCTCTTGTTGGTAAAGTCGCGATGGATAACCCGGAGCAGACACATGATTATTATCGTGATGAAAGCAGCGAACAAGCGATTGCAGATACAGAAGCGTTCATCATAAGAGTCAGAGAACTTGCAAAGAATGTTATTCAAGGTGTCTATCCAGTTGTGACACCAAGGTTTGTACCAAGTTGTACAGATGAGACTCTTAGGGGTCTTGGAATCCTTGCACAGAAATATGATACTTATGTGCAAACGCATTGTAGTGAAGGCCAATGGGAACACGGCTATGTTCTTGACAGATATGGTAAGCGGGATGCCGATGTTCTTGCCGATTTTGGCTTAGTGACTAATAAATCTATCATGGATCATTGTAATTTTGTCAATGATCATGATGGGGAGCTTTTTGCAAAATATGGTACAGCGATTGCTCATTGTCCGATTTCAAATGCGTATTTTGCGGATGGAGTTCTACCAGTTAATCGTTTGAAGAAACAAGGTGTGAAAGTTGGGCTTGGAACTGATATTTCAGGAGGATTTTCTCCAAGTCTGTACGATAATATCAAGCAAGCTGTTATTTCTAGCAGAATGTTGACAGATGGTGTTGATGTAACTATTGAACAAGGAAAAAGAGGTGTTCCAAACTCTAGAGTTTCAGTGTTAGAAGCGTTCTATCTTGCAACTCGCGGAGGGGGCGAAGCATTGAATTTACCAGTTGGGCTCTTTGAAGAGGGACAAATCTTTGATGTACAGGTTCTCAATCCCAATCAAAGTGGTAACAGCTTGCCTGGTTTTGATTTATATACAGAACCATTAAGTCGGTTAGCTAAGTTACTGTATTTAAGTACTCCCGCAAATATCACGGAAGTATGGGTTCAAGGAAATAAAGTAAAATAA
- a CDS encoding cation:proton antiporter — protein MEILFEILGIIIAVIVANFLAQRFRIIPRAIWQIIIGVLMAIIPGLANIEVSLDPEWFMILIIAPLLFYEGQQTKIRVVSRNLKQIIQLAVILAIITIFFLTITLKVVFGWPIALALAFAAIATPTDATALESVKEGLVMPEQIERPLNFEAMFNDASGLVALELAGIWAITGHLSPGESVAKFLFVSVGGALFGIISTLIIVRIRQNLLRKQLDDFTGHIMLQILTPIVIYMLAEECHVSGVIAVVIAGIFHREEQDRTMFQSSQMINLVNQFWRILTDLLNGIVFVLLGTSIIQIFTRERNTAEWLKLLSVAIIIYFVMSVVRFCYVYLKNKKIRAAFIFALSGVHGTVTLALALTIPLTMNLARNSIVVQEVLGIAVFVIVLSLVTPLIVLRFLLEKEETSYSEKELHKAHAELVNSAANYIDQLDVEKNMKQKLLLSIRSQLGYEQSRRFDRQEWHDVMKQLNEKRDDAVRLAISQDALSIDAINLWDKMMLKSTDINKKTIRRSRIYREFIMHNWRYFLGKLFKKNNIVAEIEHTKNKIAKYKRQLKKTENENKERQLVEKIKIHNKRLLILEKYDDVDYRNRWVGAYNELETFFEPIDKEFIEELESKTDDKTLIVALKQSILAEQNRMEKRLTSKVEENNELSKVLQYELTQINLMLQNDKINSTLGKRLYYEVAAAQNLLLNS, from the coding sequence ATGGAAATATTATTTGAAATTTTAGGAATAATAATCGCAGTGATTGTCGCAAACTTTTTGGCTCAACGTTTTAGAATAATTCCACGAGCAATTTGGCAGATTATAATAGGTGTCTTAATGGCAATTATTCCGGGGTTAGCGAATATCGAAGTTAGTCTAGATCCTGAATGGTTTATGATTTTAATTATTGCACCTTTGCTTTTTTACGAGGGGCAGCAGACAAAAATTAGGGTTGTCTCAAGAAATTTAAAGCAAATTATTCAGCTGGCGGTAATTCTGGCAATTATTACAATCTTCTTTTTGACCATCACCCTTAAGGTTGTTTTTGGTTGGCCAATAGCATTAGCGTTGGCTTTTGCAGCTATTGCAACTCCTACAGATGCAACGGCTCTTGAATCTGTTAAGGAAGGATTAGTAATGCCTGAGCAGATAGAACGACCTTTGAATTTTGAAGCAATGTTTAACGATGCATCGGGATTAGTTGCACTCGAACTTGCTGGAATTTGGGCGATCACTGGTCATTTGTCACCAGGTGAGAGTGTTGCAAAGTTTCTTTTTGTTTCTGTAGGAGGGGCTTTGTTTGGTATTATTAGTACATTAATAATAGTAAGAATTCGGCAGAATCTGCTGAGAAAACAGTTGGATGATTTTACAGGGCATATCATGTTGCAGATTTTAACTCCAATTGTTATTTATATGTTAGCAGAGGAATGTCATGTTTCGGGTGTGATTGCAGTTGTAATCGCTGGAATCTTCCATCGTGAAGAACAAGATCGAACGATGTTTCAATCCTCACAGATGATTAATTTGGTTAATCAATTTTGGCGCATTTTAACTGATTTATTAAATGGAATTGTTTTTGTATTACTTGGAACTTCTATTATTCAAATCTTTACACGTGAAAGGAATACCGCAGAATGGTTAAAATTGCTTAGCGTTGCAATTATTATATATTTTGTGATGAGTGTTGTTAGATTCTGTTACGTTTACTTAAAAAATAAAAAAATTAGAGCTGCATTTATTTTTGCACTTAGTGGTGTTCATGGAACGGTAACTTTAGCATTAGCTTTGACTATTCCATTGACGATGAATTTGGCGCGTAATTCGATTGTTGTGCAAGAGGTTCTAGGCATTGCAGTATTTGTAATTGTGTTAAGTTTAGTAACACCATTAATAGTATTACGCTTTTTGTTAGAGAAGGAAGAAACGTCTTATTCTGAGAAGGAATTACACAAAGCGCATGCGGAGTTAGTTAATTCGGCAGCTAATTATATTGATCAGCTTGATGTCGAAAAAAACATGAAGCAAAAATTATTGTTAAGTATCCGTTCGCAACTAGGATATGAGCAATCGCGTAGGTTTGATCGACAAGAATGGCATGATGTGATGAAACAGTTAAATGAAAAGCGAGATGATGCTGTGAGACTGGCAATTAGCCAGGATGCTTTATCAATAGATGCAATTAATCTATGGGATAAAATGATGCTCAAAAGTACTGATATTAATAAAAAAACAATCAGGCGCAGTCGGATATATCGCGAGTTTATAATGCACAATTGGCGATACTTCTTAGGAAAACTCTTCAAGAAAAACAACATTGTTGCTGAAATTGAACATACTAAAAATAAGATTGCTAAGTACAAGCGGCAACTGAAAAAGACTGAAAATGAAAATAAAGAACGACAACTTGTTGAAAAAATAAAGATTCACAATAAAAGATTACTGATACTTGAAAAGTATGATGATGTTGATTATCGCAATAGATGGGTAGGAGCATACAATGAACTTGAAACATTTTTTGAACCAATTGATAAAGAGTTTATTGAAGAACTAGAGAGTAAAACGGACGATAAAACACTTATTGTTGCATTAAAACAAAGTATTTTGGCGGAACAAAATAGAATGGAGAAACGCTTAACTTCAAAAGTGGAAGAAAATAATGAATTGAGTAAGGTCTTACAATATGAATTAACACAAATAAACTTAATGCTTCAAAATGATAAAATCAACTCAACATTAGGCAAAAGATTATATTATGAAGTAGCAGCAGCACAGAATCTATTGTTAAATTCATGA
- the msrB gene encoding peptide-methionine (R)-S-oxide reductase MsrB: protein MEDKEKLKARLTPEEFEVTQNAATEQPFTGKYDDFYQDGIYVDVVSGEPLFSSADKYDAGCGWPSFTRPIDRTHISEKSDWSFGMHRTEVRSKEAASHLGHVFTDGPTDQGGLRYCINSAALRFIPVTDLEKNGYGEFKTLFKE, encoded by the coding sequence ATGGAAGACAAAGAAAAACTTAAAGCACGATTGACACCTGAAGAATTTGAAGTTACCCAAAATGCTGCAACAGAACAACCCTTTACAGGGAAATACGATGACTTCTACCAAGATGGTATCTACGTTGATGTCGTTAGCGGCGAACCTTTGTTTAGTTCAGCAGACAAGTACGATGCTGGCTGTGGTTGGCCATCATTTACTCGACCAATTGACAGGACACATATTTCTGAAAAAAGTGATTGGTCGTTTGGGATGCATCGTACCGAAGTTCGAAGTAAAGAAGCAGCCTCTCACCTAGGTCACGTCTTCACTGACGGTCCAACTGATCAAGGCGGACTGCGGTATTGTATCAATTCAGCTGCTCTACGTTTTATTCCAGTGACTGATTTAGAAAAAAACGGATATGGCGAATTTAAAACACTATTTAAAGAATAG
- a CDS encoding aspartate ammonia-lyase produces the protein MRIERDCVGELEIKEDALFGINTARAVHNFPISNELVNPLLITSMIEVKKAAAMTNHISGALEGAKAKAIVVACDTLLNEDYRQDAFVVPAFQGGAGTSVNMNVNEVIANLANKQSGSQKVHPNDDVNLAQSTNDTFPTAGKVALLKMLPKVQAKVLDLIDVLDKKAEEFSDVIKLGRTQLQDAVPTTFGNSFRAYASLFKRDYQRLESAKENLSFVNLGGTAIGTGLNADDIYQRNVVDKLSSITRIPLKSAENLIDATQNCDVFVEFSGVLKTLAVNLSKFSNDLRLLSSGPQAGIAELRLPAKQAGSSIMPGKINPVIPEVVNQVAFQVVGNDLAITMAAEGGQLELNAFEPLIFRNLLQNESYLENVITTLVENCVAGIEVNQEICREEVERSVVLATALTPVLGYQVTTKVVKQALKEKCTIKEIILSENLMEENEFDNLMTSSNLLHKVKNKDYSFAK, from the coding sequence ATGCGTATTGAAAGAGACTGTGTTGGTGAATTAGAAATAAAAGAAGATGCTTTGTTTGGAATTAATACTGCGCGGGCAGTACATAATTTTCCAATTTCAAATGAACTAGTAAACCCATTACTTATCACGAGTATGATTGAGGTAAAAAAAGCAGCAGCAATGACAAATCATATTTCTGGTGCACTGGAGGGAGCGAAGGCAAAGGCGATTGTTGTAGCATGTGATACACTACTCAACGAAGATTATAGGCAAGACGCTTTTGTGGTTCCTGCTTTCCAAGGTGGAGCTGGTACCTCAGTTAATATGAACGTTAATGAGGTAATTGCTAATTTAGCAAATAAGCAGAGCGGTTCACAAAAAGTACATCCTAATGATGATGTTAACTTAGCACAGTCTACCAACGATACTTTTCCAACTGCTGGTAAAGTTGCGCTCTTAAAGATGCTTCCGAAGGTACAAGCGAAAGTACTCGACTTGATTGATGTATTGGATAAAAAGGCAGAAGAATTCAGTGATGTTATCAAACTAGGAAGAACACAACTACAAGATGCAGTACCGACAACTTTTGGGAATTCTTTTAGAGCATATGCTTCATTGTTTAAGCGAGACTATCAGCGCTTAGAAAGTGCTAAGGAGAATCTAAGCTTTGTTAACCTTGGTGGGACAGCAATTGGGACGGGGTTGAATGCTGATGACATTTATCAAAGAAATGTTGTGGATAAGCTTAGTTCGATTACAAGGATACCCTTAAAATCAGCTGAAAATTTAATAGATGCTACACAAAACTGTGATGTTTTTGTCGAATTCTCGGGTGTCTTGAAGACGTTAGCAGTTAATTTATCCAAGTTCAGCAACGACTTAAGATTATTATCAAGTGGTCCACAAGCAGGAATTGCGGAGTTGAGATTACCAGCAAAACAGGCAGGTTCTTCAATCATGCCGGGTAAGATAAATCCAGTTATTCCTGAAGTTGTAAATCAGGTGGCGTTTCAAGTTGTTGGTAACGATCTGGCAATCACAATGGCAGCAGAAGGTGGACAGCTTGAATTAAATGCTTTTGAACCATTGATTTTTAGAAATTTATTGCAAAATGAGAGTTATTTGGAGAATGTAATCACAACTTTAGTAGAAAATTGTGTTGCAGGGATTGAAGTAAACCAAGAGATCTGCAGGGAAGAAGTTGAAAGATCAGTTGTTTTAGCAACTGCCTTGACACCGGTTTTGGGTTATCAAGTAACAACAAAAGTTGTAAAACAGGCATTGAAAGAAAAATGTACGATTAAAGAAATTATCTTGTCTGAAAATCTTATGGAAGAAAACGAATTCGATAATTTAATGACATCATCCAATTTACTTCATAAAGTTAAGAATAAAGATTACAGCTTTGCAAAATAA
- a CDS encoding linear amide C-N hydrolase codes for MMCTSVLQIAKDGTHVFSRTMDWNSLQASPIFVPREYRWQTDYDGHSFQNKYGILGTGRKKQFEFDISDGINECGLSVQKLTFSHGAKLNQKLDDGNVGLAPFELPFYLLGKYKSVEEIISDIEHIQLMSGEYAVRPYDNPHLHYAITDRSGRLLILEPDQNPMKMIINNYGVVTNASNFEKQAAKLADYLNIRSDLAAQYQVPQRISTESFAGKKVPTSSYTPTGRFLRAVYYRERTDIPKDEEENFVSSWHILNSVVVPKSKKYQANYTVYRTAFCLETRRYFFESYNKLSPIEIILSDEMLLTREARVYKVDDRLDLA; via the coding sequence ATGATGTGTACAAGCGTCTTACAAATTGCAAAAGATGGGACACATGTTTTCTCTAGAACAATGGATTGGAACTCATTACAAGCCAGTCCTATTTTTGTACCCCGTGAGTATCGTTGGCAGACTGATTATGATGGTCATTCATTCCAAAATAAGTATGGGATACTTGGAACCGGTAGGAAGAAACAGTTTGAGTTTGATATCTCGGATGGTATTAATGAATGCGGTTTAAGTGTACAGAAGCTAACCTTTAGTCATGGGGCAAAGCTTAATCAGAAGTTAGATGATGGAAATGTGGGGTTGGCACCGTTTGAACTTCCTTTTTACTTGTTAGGGAAGTATAAGTCAGTTGAAGAAATTATTTCCGACATTGAGCATATTCAGTTAATGTCTGGCGAATATGCAGTTCGACCATACGATAATCCACATCTTCACTATGCAATAACGGATAGAAGTGGTCGACTGTTAATTCTTGAACCAGATCAAAATCCAATGAAAATGATAATTAATAATTATGGTGTGGTAACGAATGCATCTAATTTTGAGAAACAGGCAGCTAAGTTAGCTGATTATCTCAATATACGTAGTGATTTAGCTGCTCAATATCAAGTACCACAACGAATTAGTACGGAAAGCTTCGCTGGGAAAAAAGTTCCAACTAGTTCGTATACACCGACGGGCCGGTTTTTGCGTGCCGTTTATTATCGTGAAAGAACTGATATCCCGAAGGACGAAGAAGAGAATTTTGTAAGTAGTTGGCATATTTTGAATAGTGTGGTTGTACCTAAAAGTAAGAAATATCAGGCTAATTATACAGTTTATCGTACCGCCTTTTGTTTAGAAACGCGTAGATACTTTTTTGAATCATATAATAAATTATCACCAATTGAAATTATTCTTTCTGATGAGATGTTGCTGACAAGGGAGGCAAGAGTCTATAAAGTCGATGACAGACTTGACCTTGCATAA
- a CDS encoding glycosyltransferase family 2 protein: MTEKNYTKEKKISVIVPVYNVAAYLKKCVDSLLGQTMDKADFEIILVDDGSTDGSGKLCDEFQVKFEQVRTLHKQNGGLSDARNYALQYATGQYLLFIDSDDFVEPEMLARMYARSNEGSKKIVECNFFWEFENKTRLDIRKSYDSLEDYLINGRVVAWNKLYLRKWIEKTKVKFPVGKLYEDQAFFFKIVAWLVDISEVAIDSACEIHYVQRSNSISYSETGRISEIIWIYNDILNFYKERNLYEKYHDELEYRFYRNLFGNVLLRKVIRLKDKKIRIELLDLIWQKTQEWFPNRKNNKYLKKPSIKNIYLRIMNPVFYRFFYFR; the protein is encoded by the coding sequence ATGACCGAAAAAAATTATACAAAAGAAAAGAAGATAAGTGTAATTGTGCCGGTTTACAATGTAGCAGCCTATTTGAAAAAGTGTGTGGACAGTCTTTTGGGACAGACAATGGACAAAGCAGATTTTGAAATTATTCTCGTTGATGATGGGAGTACGGATGGGTCAGGCAAATTATGCGACGAATTTCAAGTGAAGTTTGAACAAGTGCGGACATTACACAAGCAAAATGGAGGCTTGTCTGATGCGCGCAATTACGCTCTGCAATACGCTACTGGACAGTATTTATTATTTATCGATTCAGATGACTTTGTTGAGCCTGAGATGTTAGCACGGATGTATGCAAGAAGCAATGAAGGCTCAAAAAAAATTGTAGAATGTAATTTTTTCTGGGAGTTTGAAAATAAGACAAGATTAGACATACGTAAAAGTTATGATTCGCTGGAAGACTATCTAATAAATGGTAGAGTGGTGGCCTGGAATAAGTTGTATTTGCGGAAATGGATTGAGAAAACAAAGGTAAAGTTTCCGGTTGGCAAATTATATGAAGACCAAGCATTCTTTTTCAAGATAGTTGCATGGCTGGTTGATATTTCCGAAGTTGCAATTGATTCAGCTTGTGAGATCCATTACGTACAACGTAGTAATTCGATTTCTTATAGTGAGACAGGGCGTATTTCCGAAATCATCTGGATATATAATGATATTTTGAATTTCTACAAAGAAAGAAATTTATATGAAAAATATCATGATGAGTTAGAATATCGTTTTTATCGGAATCTTTTTGGGAATGTCTTACTACGAAAAGTGATTAGGCTAAAGGACAAAAAAATCAGAATTGAATTGCTGGATTTGATTTGGCAGAAAACACAGGAATGGTTTCCGAATCGGAAAAATAATAAGTATTTGAAAAAGCCAAGCATTAAAAATATCTATCTTAGGATTATGAATCCTGTATTTTATCGTTTTTTTTATTTCAGATAA
- a CDS encoding glycosyltransferase family 32 protein, which yields MIPKKIHYCWFGGNELPEEYKNYIAQWHELCPEYEIIQWDESNYDVKKNNYMKQAYEQKKWSFVSDYAGFDIIYQNGGIYLDTDVELRKSLDHLLNSKAFMGMEENEGGVSVNPGLGFGAELHNQVIKDLRDIYEKVDFVKKDGELNIVAIPVYTTNYLANKGLLKKNEYQKIAGVDIYPTEYFAPMDFLTGESNETEKTVSIHHYSALWQDNRSQRHTKIIRSINRRFGKKVGMKINWFFRVSWGIARRIRKIVKH from the coding sequence ATGATACCTAAGAAAATTCACTATTGCTGGTTTGGCGGCAATGAGTTACCAGAAGAGTATAAGAATTATATTGCACAATGGCATGAATTATGCCCTGAATATGAGATAATCCAGTGGGATGAATCCAACTATGATGTAAAAAAAAATAATTATATGAAACAAGCTTATGAACAAAAAAAATGGAGTTTTGTGTCTGACTATGCAGGATTTGATATTATTTATCAAAATGGTGGAATCTACCTTGATACTGATGTTGAATTAAGAAAATCGCTCGACCATTTGTTGAACTCAAAAGCTTTTATGGGGATGGAGGAAAATGAAGGTGGAGTGTCTGTTAATCCAGGATTGGGATTTGGAGCAGAACTGCATAATCAAGTTATTAAAGATTTGCGTGATATCTATGAAAAGGTAGATTTTGTTAAAAAAGACGGTGAGTTAAATATTGTAGCAATTCCGGTTTATACTACAAATTATCTTGCAAATAAAGGGTTGCTCAAAAAAAATGAATATCAAAAAATAGCGGGTGTTGATATTTATCCAACTGAATATTTTGCACCGATGGATTTTCTGACAGGAGAGTCAAATGAAACAGAAAAGACTGTCAGTATTCATCATTATAGTGCACTCTGGCAAGACAACCGAAGTCAGAGACATACAAAAATCATTAGAAGTATCAACAGACGATTTGGTAAAAAAGTGGGGATGAAAATTAACTGGTTTTTCCGTGTTTCATGGGGGATTGCCCGCAGAATTCGTAAAATAGTTAAGCACTAG
- a CDS encoding sugar transferase, whose protein sequence is MSDFVISMYDKTQYEAGPKAKMDVINFLKKSDFKSIIFYFNGARKAELISVKQVLWDIPREIKKQKMQNVLFQYPAFNKRTNNKIIDEVKRKDGAQVFLLLHDVESLRLHRDEPEYIAEEIAFFNKSDGIIAHNEEMVKWLKQEGVVKPIVSLGIFDYDNPQSMVEHNKYEGTVCFAGNLGKSEFLKKIDSEVPFYLYGPNQAANYPENINYLGSYSPEELPKYLKQSFGLIWDGDSLTECNGIFGEYLRYNNPHKASLYLSSGLPVIIWKQAALASFVEQNGLGISINSLTELDKVMSNMAEEKYQEMCKNVRAIGQKIRKGYYIETAVQKLLEMN, encoded by the coding sequence ATGAGTGATTTTGTGATTTCAATGTACGATAAAACACAATATGAAGCGGGACCCAAAGCAAAGATGGATGTTATTAATTTCTTGAAGAAGTCCGACTTTAAAAGTATTATTTTCTACTTTAATGGTGCACGAAAAGCAGAATTAATAAGTGTTAAACAAGTTTTGTGGGATATTCCGCGGGAAATAAAGAAACAGAAAATGCAAAATGTATTGTTTCAATACCCGGCATTTAATAAAAGAACAAATAATAAAATTATTGACGAAGTTAAAAGAAAAGATGGCGCACAGGTTTTTTTGCTATTACATGATGTTGAATCATTAAGACTGCATCGCGATGAACCTGAGTATATTGCAGAAGAAATTGCTTTTTTTAATAAAAGTGATGGAATAATTGCTCATAATGAAGAAATGGTTAAATGGCTTAAACAAGAAGGTGTGGTTAAGCCGATTGTTTCATTAGGAATCTTTGACTATGATAACCCGCAATCCATGGTAGAGCACAACAAATATGAGGGAACGGTTTGTTTTGCTGGAAATCTTGGTAAATCAGAGTTCTTAAAGAAAATAGATAGTGAAGTCCCATTTTATTTGTATGGTCCCAATCAAGCTGCAAATTATCCTGAAAACATTAATTATTTAGGATCATATTCACCTGAAGAGCTTCCAAAATATCTCAAACAAAGTTTTGGATTAATTTGGGATGGAGATAGTTTAACAGAGTGTAATGGAATTTTTGGGGAGTACCTTAGATATAATAACCCTCACAAAGCATCACTTTATTTAAGTTCAGGCTTACCTGTGATTATTTGGAAACAGGCTGCTTTAGCAAGTTTTGTTGAACAAAATGGTTTAGGGATTTCAATCAATAGTTTGACTGAATTAGATAAGGTTATGTCTAATATGGCAGAAGAAAAGTATCAAGAGATGTGTAAGAATGTCAGGGCTATTGGTCAAAAGATTAGGAAGGGTTATTATATTGAAACAGCTGTGCAGAAATTGTTAGAAATGAACTAA
- a CDS encoding TIGR02328 family protein produces MRLWHEQLITKLPRQQLLGQHREIAALRGNGWGKKHATVDYVFSYSPYKLYQFHILVMDEMKRRGYQPNSVWYDKNYRGKSCSTYENLSAVARTYPIYPEHDERYLQECIENLFNKGILVN; encoded by the coding sequence ATGAGATTATGGCATGAACAACTTATTACTAAGTTACCAAGACAACAACTTCTTGGACAACATAGAGAGATTGCAGCTCTTCGTGGCAATGGCTGGGGTAAAAAACATGCGACTGTAGACTATGTTTTTTCGTATTCACCATATAAGCTTTACCAATTTCATATTTTAGTGATGGACGAAATGAAGAGAAGGGGATATCAGCCAAATAGTGTTTGGTATGATAAGAATTATCGTGGAAAGTCTTGCAGTACGTACGAGAATTTAAGCGCAGTGGCACGAACATATCCAATTTATCCAGAACATGATGAGCGATATTTACAAGAATGTATTGAGAATTTGTTTAATAAAGGAATTCTTGTAAATTAG